Part of the Flavobacteriales bacterium genome is shown below.
TATCGATTCTGTGTACTTCAGCGGTGTAACGAGCCACGTCGTTTTCTGAGTTGTATTCCCCAGTTCCCCATAGTTCGGTTTCCGAATTGAGGATGATCACGCATTCCTTCTCACCGGGAATGGTAAACAAACTGTACGTTCCGGCTTCTACTTCGGTATCTCCGAACATGAAATTGGTAGATGAAGTGAACTGGTTAGCCTTATTGGCACCTGTCCGCCAAACTTCACCGTAAGGAACTAGAGAGTCAAATACTTCACGACCTTTTACTCCCGGACGAGAATACTCAACAGAGAAGTCGGTCAAACCGATGCGTTGCTTTACCATGGCGGCCGGACTCGGCTGTGGGAGGTCCTGTGCAACAGAATCGAACATAAAGAATCCGCATAGGGCTGCGGCGAATAACAACTTTTTCATAGCAGTGTTTTTTTGTTTGAGAGGCCTAAAGATAATAGATAAATCAGGAGAGTCGACGCTTCAGCGCGACCATCTTAACGGCTGTAACGCCAGCTTCTGTTCCTTTGTTCCCGTGCTTGCCACCTGAACGCGCTCTACTTTGTTCAATATTGTCGTCGGTCAATACGCCGAAGATTACAGGCAGGTCGAGTTGAAGGTTCAAGTCTTTGATTCCCAATGCTACGGCTGAGCAAACGTAATCGAAGTGGGCGGTTTCACCTCTGATCACTGAGCCCAGGCAAATGATGGCATCGGGTCTCTTGGTCTGTGCGTAAAGCTTTGCTCCGAAAACCAATTCATAGCTTCCCGGTACGTCGATCCGTTCGATATCGGACTCTGAGACTC
Proteins encoded:
- a CDS encoding 6,7-dimethyl-8-ribityllumazine synthase, giving the protein MATENKNLSGHVYESIPNATGWRFGIVVSEWNEEITEGLYEGALEALLECGVSESDIERIDVPGSYELVFGAKLYAQTKRPDAIICLGSVIRGETAHFDYVCSAVALGIKDLNLQLDLPVIFGVLTDDNIEQSRARSGGKHGNKGTEAGVTAVKMVALKRRLS